From the genome of Solanum dulcamara chromosome 12, daSolDulc1.2, whole genome shotgun sequence:
AAAGAAGAGTTCTCAAAGTATTTCAAGTTTTACGCGAAGAGTCTCGAGTGGAAGAAGCTATACAAAACAAAGAACCTGTTCCTATCAAGATATATCAAtacaatttattttcttaaacttagtatcaaattaaaatcagagaaataaattgaaacggaggaaAGTAGTGTAAATAAATAGATATTAGATATATGATGGATGCATCCTAAAATTTTCAACAACTAACAAGGTCAGTAAGAGTCTTATCAAACTCATTAAACATTCATATCTTATTGGCAAAACTGTTTATAAAAGCTAAAGCATTGCTAGTGACTTCCTTGACCTTCTGTGCACGATCACAAACGTCCGATTTCAATGGctcatcatcactcacatctTCAAATCCATCAGTGCAAGTTTCCTCATTGCTCAACGACGCACTCATCCATGTCTGGACGTTACTCATTTGAAACCTCAATGACTCACTCGATCCCCCGAGCGTGCGCATTTGACTTAGTGAGTCACGTATTTGGTCGACTGCGTCTCCAAAAACAGAGAAGCAGTCGTGGAGCGCAGCCACTGCACGTGGTTGCGCTCCATAGTCAGCTTCGCGAGATAAGTTGGAAACGAAAGCTGACATGCGCTTAGCTTTGGCTAGGCTCACTCCAATAGCGACACGAGCTAGGCGACCGGCGTCTTGTTGTACCGCGGTCGCGTAGTGGTTGAGTGAGTGGTAGCACGTATCCGGATACAAAGTCGTTTTACAACTCGAACGGATGTAGTCGGTGTCATCGAGAATGATGTCAACGGATGACACCGTGGTAGGGTCAAGGAGGGCGGCGGAGGGGGCGGGGACAAGGCAGAGGTGGAGGAGAACGGCGGTGAGGATGCAAAGAGAACATGAAGTATTCATGGTTTATCTACTATGATTTGCTTTTTAACAAAATGTAGCAATATATGTAGGCAATTGGCTTGGAGGTGAAATGACGTTTCTGTCCTAACTAAGAACCATTTGTAATGTGGAGTCATCATTTCTCTAGTTGAAAAAGAATATTAATTATGTTCCTTCAATTCTGGTAGTACTATTGAAATTGCAAAAAAGGTGAAAAGTAATTACTTCTTCAATATAATCTATAAAGTGTCGATGGAATCTTATAGTTATCATAATATTTGTTTGTCTAACTTTTTTTTagtctatttaaaaaaaatattattttttggcaACTTTATTAATTATAGCCGATCGATGAAAGACATTTCTGATCTACCGATTTAATCATAAATggttgtctttttttttttttatactcATTCTTACTTTTAACTTTTTAcacaatatatttaaaatcataaaattaaaagatattttaatacGTTTTATATATCTTTAGTTTATGAGATTCAAAACTGAAAATCTTGTGAATTAATTTTCAACCACAAGGATAAAGATTCTGGGAACCATGTTAAGCTAGATACAAGTACACAATACCTG
Proteins encoded in this window:
- the LOC129876518 gene encoding pectinesterase inhibitor 7-like, with amino-acid sequence MNTSCSLCILTAVLLHLCLVPAPSAALLDPTTVSSVDIILDDTDYIRSSCKTTLYPDTCYHSLNHYATAVQQDAGRLARVAIGVSLAKAKRMSAFVSNLSREADYGAQPRAVAALHDCFSVFGDAVDQIRDSLSQMRTLGGSSESLRFQMSNVQTWMSASLSNEETCTDGFEDVSDDEPLKSDVCDRAQKVKEVTSNALAFINSFANKI